Proteins found in one Balneolaceae bacterium genomic segment:
- a CDS encoding arginine deiminase family protein, whose protein sequence is MSEVYTSADQIDFNISDLPAMPVPSKVLMVKPTYFDVEYVINPHMKGQIGGVDKKQAQNEWIHLVEGFKKLNVDVEILEGKKGLPDMVFCANQSLPFVDQEGNKKVVMGIMKTPQRKPEVDAIEEWFQTKDYEILHLDEREVQNFEGMGDALWHFKRELLWGGYGFRSSLNAYEQLSGKLDVPVIALQLIDESFYHLDTCISMLNESTALIYPNAFTGEGLEMIHALFDTVITATKYEAEKLLAVNAVSPDGKNVLIQKGCTDVNKKLREAGFSVHQFSTYEFLKSGGSVFCMKLLYW, encoded by the coding sequence ATGAGTGAAGTTTATACATCTGCGGATCAAATTGATTTTAATATTTCCGATCTGCCGGCGATGCCGGTGCCCTCAAAAGTACTTATGGTTAAACCCACCTATTTTGATGTGGAATATGTAATCAATCCGCATATGAAAGGGCAAATTGGGGGTGTGGATAAAAAACAAGCTCAAAATGAGTGGATCCATCTTGTAGAAGGTTTTAAAAAACTAAACGTGGATGTAGAAATTCTGGAGGGCAAAAAAGGCCTGCCCGATATGGTTTTTTGTGCCAATCAAAGCCTGCCCTTTGTGGATCAGGAGGGGAACAAGAAAGTTGTAATGGGCATCATGAAAACGCCCCAGCGAAAGCCGGAGGTGGATGCCATTGAGGAGTGGTTTCAAACAAAGGATTATGAAATTCTTCACCTGGATGAACGTGAAGTCCAAAATTTTGAAGGGATGGGAGATGCCCTCTGGCATTTCAAGCGGGAACTGCTTTGGGGAGGATACGGCTTTCGGTCATCTCTTAACGCTTATGAGCAGCTTTCCGGCAAACTTGATGTCCCCGTTATTGCTCTTCAGTTAATCGATGAATCGTTTTATCACCTGGATACATGTATCAGTATGCTAAACGAATCAACTGCTTTGATATATCCGAATGCGTTTACAGGTGAAGGACTCGAGATGATTCATGCTCTGTTTGATACCGTAATAACGGCCACGAAATACGAGGCTGAGAAACTGCTGGCAGTGAATGCTGTCTCTCCAGACGGAAAAAATGTGTTGATCCAGAAGGGCTGTACAGATGTGAATAAAAAACTTAGAGAGGCCGGCTTTTCCGTGCACCAATTCAGTACGTATGAATTTCTAAAGAGTGGTGGCAGTGTGTTCTGTATGAAGTTGTTGTATTGGTAA
- a CDS encoding DUF58 domain-containing protein, with amino-acid sequence MLLDPDLLTQLAPLDLKARTIVEGFIAGLHRSPYHGFSVEFAEHRPYNQGDDFKHIDWKVYGKTERFYVKRYEAETNLRAHIVLDISSSMYFKHFAEWSKLRYSIHYVAALIHMMHRQRDATGLITFDEDIVQRFPARSSYSHVRLLFGELEKLLSEESKKSKEQRVSASAKALHKLAETLKRRSLVIIVSDLFENVQGHEDLISSLRHLKHQKHEVLLLNVLEKRSERELDFPDGKFLFEDMETGSELEVIPAQVKKDYRKKVEEYSQKFRIACSKAGVDFEEIDTQSPFDLALLAYLNKRKRLA; translated from the coding sequence ATGCTGTTAGATCCGGATCTGCTTACACAACTTGCCCCGCTCGACCTGAAAGCCCGAACCATTGTTGAAGGTTTTATTGCAGGATTACACCGTAGTCCCTATCACGGGTTTAGTGTAGAATTTGCCGAGCATCGTCCCTACAACCAGGGAGATGATTTTAAGCATATAGACTGGAAAGTCTATGGAAAGACCGAACGGTTTTATGTGAAACGGTACGAAGCTGAAACCAATCTGCGTGCCCATATCGTGTTGGATATAAGCAGTTCTATGTATTTCAAGCACTTTGCTGAATGGAGCAAACTTCGCTATTCCATTCATTATGTGGCTGCTCTCATCCACATGATGCACCGACAGCGCGATGCCACCGGCCTCATTACATTCGATGAAGATATCGTGCAGCGTTTTCCTGCAAGATCCTCATACAGCCATGTTCGGTTACTGTTTGGCGAACTGGAAAAACTGCTGTCAGAAGAGTCCAAAAAATCAAAGGAACAAAGAGTTTCTGCATCTGCAAAAGCCCTGCATAAACTGGCAGAAACACTAAAACGAAGAAGTCTCGTAATCATCGTTAGTGATCTTTTTGAAAACGTTCAGGGGCACGAAGATCTGATCTCATCCCTCCGGCATCTGAAACATCAAAAACATGAGGTTCTCCTGCTAAACGTTCTTGAAAAGAGAAGCGAGCGTGAGCTGGATTTCCCGGATGGAAAATTTCTGTTTGAGGATATGGAAACCGGTTCAGAACTGGAAGTTATTCCGGCCCAGGTAAAAAAAGATTACAGGAAAAAAGTAGAGGAATACTCTCAAAAATTTAGAATAGCATGCAGTAAAGCCGGGGTTGATTTCGAAGAGATCGACACACAGAGTCCATTCGATCTGGCCCTGTTAGCCTATCTTAATAAACGAAAGCGGCTGGCGTAG
- a CDS encoding SDR family oxidoreductase produces MNLQKKVVWITGASSGIGEALAYEFNKKGAYVILSARRMKELERVKNSCENSEKSVQILPLDLADQASFPEKVEKAEEFFGTVDMLINNGGISQRAYAVNSTMESVRKLMEVNFFGAVALTKALLPTFIDQKSGHIVVISSVMGKLGTKYRSAYAASKHALHGWFDCLRQEVYSDNIDVTLVCPGYIKTNITYNALTAEGEKYKQMGDAHKKAMTPDEFAKKLLPKLAKKKEEVYIGGTEILAIYVKRLSLTLLNKILKRVKVT; encoded by the coding sequence ATGAATCTACAAAAAAAAGTGGTTTGGATTACCGGAGCCTCCTCAGGAATTGGCGAAGCTTTGGCATATGAATTTAATAAAAAAGGAGCATATGTCATTCTTTCTGCACGTCGCATGAAGGAGTTAGAGAGAGTTAAAAACAGTTGTGAAAATAGCGAAAAAAGCGTACAAATTCTTCCTCTTGACCTTGCAGATCAAGCCTCTTTTCCGGAGAAGGTTGAAAAAGCAGAAGAATTTTTCGGCACGGTAGATATGTTGATTAACAATGGAGGAATCAGCCAGAGAGCGTATGCAGTTAATTCCACCATGGAATCTGTTCGAAAATTGATGGAGGTTAACTTTTTTGGAGCCGTGGCTCTCACAAAAGCGTTGCTGCCAACCTTTATCGATCAAAAAAGCGGGCATATCGTGGTTATCAGCAGTGTGATGGGAAAACTGGGCACAAAATACAGATCCGCTTATGCCGCTTCCAAACACGCTCTGCACGGTTGGTTTGATTGTCTCAGGCAGGAAGTTTATTCCGATAATATTGATGTAACACTGGTTTGCCCCGGCTACATAAAAACAAATATCACCTATAATGCCTTGACAGCAGAAGGAGAGAAGTACAAGCAGATGGGAGATGCCCACAAAAAAGCGATGACACCGGACGAGTTTGCGAAAAAACTTTTACCAAAGCTGGCTAAGAAAAAAGAAGAAGTTTATATCGGCGGGACAGAAATTTTGGCTATTTATGTAAAACGTTTGTCGCTTACATTGTTGAATAAAATTCTGAAACGGGTGAAAGTCACCTGA
- a CDS encoding response regulator transcription factor: MIPKHTILLVEDEEEPAEMLANYLEMDDYKVLLAHDGREALDLIEKHASDIHLAVLDIMVPYVDGKEICSVIRKHPVLSDIPVIFLTARDKEKDEIEGLELGADDYISKPASLKLVKAHVESLLRRQLPQNSKWIHHGDLLLDTNGKDLYHNDKRIELTSTEYTLIELFFQNPKRVYSRQEILEHIGGDDKFVFDRTVDVHIKNLRLKLGDASDMIKTYRGIGYGLNRDLMSV; this comes from the coding sequence ATGATTCCTAAACATACCATTTTACTGGTCGAAGATGAAGAAGAGCCCGCAGAAATGCTTGCAAATTATCTTGAAATGGATGATTACAAAGTACTTCTGGCTCACGACGGACGCGAAGCTTTGGATCTGATCGAGAAACATGCCAGTGACATTCACCTTGCTGTGTTAGATATTATGGTTCCGTATGTAGATGGTAAAGAGATCTGCAGTGTCATCCGAAAACACCCTGTTTTGAGCGATATTCCTGTGATATTTCTCACAGCCAGAGACAAAGAAAAAGATGAAATTGAAGGTTTAGAACTCGGTGCTGACGATTATATATCCAAGCCGGCAAGCTTGAAACTGGTAAAAGCTCATGTAGAATCTCTTCTTCGAAGACAGCTTCCTCAAAACAGTAAATGGATTCATCACGGAGATCTGTTGCTGGATACAAATGGAAAAGATCTCTACCATAATGACAAACGTATTGAACTAACCTCAACAGAATACACACTTATTGAACTCTTTTTTCAGAACCCAAAACGAGTGTACAGCCGGCAGGAGATCCTGGAACATATTGGCGGAGATGATAAATTTGTTTTCGATCGTACGGTAGATGTACATATTAAAAATCTGCGATTGAAACTGGGTGATGCTTCCGATATGATTAAAACGTATCGGGGTATTGGCTATGGATTGAATCGGGATCTGATGAGTGTATAG
- a CDS encoding HAMP domain-containing sensor histidine kinase, which produces MSIRSKLAWTFILLLIFGITAISSYSILFIRNYLLEQGEEQIIHDSEWLAITIQNLQVDGNFETNLNEAARTSGYRMAIYDDEGALFAEVPYNRQVQAEEMLSDTLMQEIEQQNEVLLQDDTESEQLITFTYLESTENPARYLQVRIFKDQVYAPIKTIRWIIYTGMFISIGLVIIVSILFSRYISRPILELESTARDIAQGNTNRTINLDRKDEFGTLADSLNQMADRLRADNLEVKRMYQKQSQFFADITHEIRNPLHTISGALEMLEMHDLDEDQKKKYIKTASRQTHRINRLFKDLVTLQRYDSDDHFIEKRPFDLQLLISTLTDLLEPEAEEKGISLTYDGQPAQVLGDPDKIEQVLENLVSNAIKFTNEGSIQINTHTEGNHVILEVEDTGIGISEEHLERLFDRFYRTDKARSRDKGGTGLGLAVVRSILNAHGTEIHVESEPGKGSKFWFELEKV; this is translated from the coding sequence ATGAGTATTCGCTCGAAACTGGCCTGGACGTTTATCCTTTTGTTGATTTTTGGTATTACGGCTATCAGCAGCTACTCTATTCTTTTTATCCGAAATTACCTCCTTGAACAAGGCGAAGAGCAGATTATCCACGATTCGGAATGGCTCGCCATCACTATTCAAAACCTTCAGGTTGACGGTAATTTTGAAACCAACCTCAACGAAGCCGCTCGAACATCCGGTTATCGAATGGCTATTTATGATGATGAAGGTGCCCTCTTTGCCGAGGTGCCCTATAACCGGCAGGTTCAGGCTGAGGAGATGTTGAGCGATACCCTTATGCAAGAGATTGAGCAACAAAACGAGGTTCTACTTCAGGACGATACCGAGTCTGAACAGCTGATCACATTTACTTATTTAGAGAGTACCGAAAATCCCGCAAGATATCTCCAGGTTAGAATTTTTAAAGACCAGGTCTATGCACCCATCAAAACTATTCGCTGGATTATCTACACAGGAATGTTTATTTCCATCGGGCTGGTCATTATTGTCAGCATTCTCTTCTCGCGATACATCTCCCGCCCCATTCTTGAGTTGGAGTCTACAGCACGGGATATTGCGCAGGGAAACACCAACCGCACCATCAACCTCGATAGAAAAGATGAGTTCGGTACACTTGCAGATTCACTCAACCAAATGGCCGACCGGCTCCGGGCTGACAACCTGGAAGTAAAACGGATGTATCAAAAACAGAGCCAGTTTTTTGCAGATATTACTCACGAAATTCGAAATCCGCTGCATACCATTTCCGGAGCTTTGGAAATGCTTGAGATGCACGACCTGGATGAAGATCAAAAAAAGAAATATATCAAAACGGCATCGCGGCAAACGCACCGGATCAATCGCCTGTTTAAAGATCTCGTAACTCTTCAGCGGTACGATTCGGATGATCATTTCATTGAAAAAAGACCGTTTGATTTGCAGTTACTTATCAGCACTTTAACTGATTTGCTGGAGCCTGAAGCCGAAGAGAAAGGAATTTCGTTAACGTACGACGGCCAACCAGCACAGGTACTGGGAGATCCTGATAAAATAGAACAGGTTCTGGAAAACCTGGTTTCCAACGCCATTAAATTTACCAATGAAGGCAGTATTCAAATCAATACGCACACTGAAGGCAATCATGTAATTCTTGAAGTAGAGGATACCGGAATTGGTATATCAGAAGAACACCTGGAACGGCTTTTTGACCGGTTTTACCGAACAGACAAAGCGCGTTCGCGAGATAAGGGCGGAACCGGCCTCGGCCTGGCCGTTGTAAGGAGTATTTTAAACGCTCACGGCACAGAAATTCATGTTGAGAGCGAACCCGGGAAAGGATCTAAATTTTGGTTTGAGCTTGAAAAAGTCTGA
- the hemH gene encoding ferrochelatase: MKIGVVLMNLGGPTHEENVRIFLKNLFSDEDIIKLGGGTAQNIFASLISKFRAPSVAEDYKEINGCPKGCTGSKYCMNRQNKVVSDCCSPINGLTESQRRNLEKYFKNNLPGQDIKVYTCMRYWLPFADTIMDEMVEDEITHTVLLPLYPQFSWTTTGSSFRDWENVVKEKFPDGKAPWKEFHVKNYHRNESYLKAINDRIDEALAEMDDDTRQKTHFIFSAHGTPLLEVRSGDPYTVEIKETMEAVMERREEKNSYWLGFQSKVGPQKWTQPNTVDLVQRHLEYGIKNFLMIPIAFVTDHIETLYELGVELVEDLEEEGFEFENMQVMKGLNDHPDFIKALAEETTHCLRHELDIEELQSDKKESNKVVNA; the protein is encoded by the coding sequence ATGAAAATTGGTGTTGTTTTAATGAACCTGGGAGGGCCTACACATGAAGAAAATGTGAGGATTTTTCTCAAAAACCTGTTCAGTGATGAAGATATTATCAAGCTTGGAGGCGGAACCGCACAAAACATTTTTGCCAGCCTGATCTCTAAATTTCGCGCACCCAGTGTTGCTGAAGATTACAAAGAGATTAACGGCTGCCCGAAGGGATGCACGGGGAGTAAGTATTGCATGAACCGGCAAAATAAAGTGGTATCTGATTGCTGCTCGCCGATTAATGGGCTAACAGAATCACAGCGGCGAAATCTTGAAAAATATTTTAAGAACAATCTCCCCGGGCAAGATATAAAGGTTTATACCTGTATGAGATACTGGCTGCCGTTTGCTGATACCATTATGGATGAAATGGTAGAGGATGAAATTACTCACACAGTTTTACTTCCTCTGTATCCTCAATTTTCATGGACTACAACAGGAAGCAGTTTCAGGGATTGGGAAAACGTAGTAAAAGAAAAATTTCCTGATGGCAAAGCTCCCTGGAAAGAGTTTCATGTAAAGAATTATCATCGGAATGAGAGCTATTTGAAGGCGATCAATGACCGTATCGATGAAGCTCTTGCCGAGATGGATGACGACACCCGCCAGAAAACACATTTTATATTCAGTGCTCACGGAACCCCGCTTTTAGAAGTTCGAAGCGGCGATCCCTATACCGTTGAAATAAAAGAAACCATGGAAGCGGTAATGGAGCGGCGGGAGGAAAAAAACTCTTATTGGCTCGGATTTCAGTCTAAAGTTGGTCCGCAGAAATGGACGCAACCGAATACCGTAGATCTTGTACAGAGACATCTGGAATATGGAATCAAAAACTTTTTGATGATTCCGATTGCATTTGTAACCGATCATATTGAAACTTTATATGAATTGGGCGTTGAACTCGTTGAGGATTTAGAAGAAGAGGGATTTGAATTTGAAAATATGCAGGTGATGAAAGGGCTCAACGATCACCCCGATTTTATTAAAGCATTGGCAGAAGAAACCACTCATTGCCTGCGACATGAATTAGATATTGAAGAACTTCAATCGGATAAAAAAGAATCAAACAAAGTAGTTAACGCTTAG